A stretch of Vicinamibacteria bacterium DNA encodes these proteins:
- a CDS encoding rhodanese-like domain-containing protein, translating to MTVKRVSPEEARDLLEKEGYVYVDVRSIPEFEAGHPTGAYNVPLQHLGSGGMTPNPEFMAVMEKAFPKEAKLVVGCKAGGRSLQATSLLLSVGYRNVVDQRAGFQGTVDPQGRPEPGWGPKGLPTSKQAEEGHAYEALRSKTR from the coding sequence ATGACCGTCAAGCGTGTTTCGCCCGAGGAAGCCCGCGACTTGCTGGAGAAGGAGGGTTACGTCTATGTGGACGTACGCTCCATCCCCGAATTCGAGGCGGGCCATCCCACGGGAGCGTACAACGTCCCTCTGCAGCACCTGGGGTCGGGGGGCATGACCCCGAACCCCGAGTTCATGGCCGTGATGGAAAAGGCCTTCCCCAAGGAAGCCAAGCTCGTCGTCGGATGCAAAGCGGGGGGGCGGTCGCTGCAAGCCACGTCCCTTCTTCTCTCCGTTGGCTATCGGAACGTCGTCGACCAGCGCGCGGGGTTCCAGGGGACGGTGGACCCCCAGGGCCGGCCGGAGCCGGGATGGGGACCCAAGGGCCTGCCCACGAGCAAGCAGGCGGAAGAGGGCCACGCGTATGAGGCCCTGCGGAGCAAGACGCGATGA
- a CDS encoding SDR family oxidoreductase codes for MSFPRGVVVTGGAGALGRAVVLGLLERGARVAVPYRSPAEWDELQRAAGRNEALLGTRADIADPEGARSFVDEASRWLGRLDGLAAVAGAYTGSGSLEAAPVEEWERMLQANLGTAFAVCRAALPHLLKQGGSVVTVGSQLASAGGAGAAAYAVSKAGVEALTRVLALENRDRRVRFNCVVPGIIDTPANRRAMPQADVSRWTSPAAIARVILFLLSAESAPTTGAIVPVDAPA; via the coding sequence ATGAGCTTCCCCCGCGGAGTGGTGGTCACGGGCGGGGCCGGGGCCCTGGGGCGGGCCGTGGTCCTAGGCCTCCTGGAGCGGGGGGCGCGGGTGGCCGTGCCCTATCGTTCGCCCGCGGAGTGGGACGAGCTGCAGCGGGCCGCGGGGCGAAACGAAGCTCTCCTCGGCACGCGCGCGGACATCGCCGACCCGGAGGGGGCGCGGTCCTTCGTGGACGAGGCCAGTCGCTGGCTGGGCCGGCTCGATGGCCTGGCCGCGGTGGCGGGAGCCTACACGGGGTCGGGTAGCCTGGAGGCGGCTCCGGTCGAGGAGTGGGAGCGGATGCTCCAGGCCAATCTGGGGACGGCCTTCGCCGTCTGCCGGGCCGCCCTCCCCCATTTGCTGAAGCAGGGCGGGAGCGTCGTCACCGTTGGCTCGCAGCTGGCGAGCGCGGGGGGAGCGGGGGCCGCCGCCTACGCCGTCTCCAAGGCGGGGGTGGAGGCCCTGACGCGGGTCCTGGCCCTGGAGAATCGCGACCGCCGCGTACGCTTCAACTGCGTGGTCCCCGGCATCATCGACACCCCCGCCAACCGTCGAGCCATGCCCCAGGCGGACGTCTCGCGCTGGACATCACCGGCCGCCATCGCGCGCGTGATCCTGTTCCTGCTTTCGGCCGAGTCCGCTCCGACCACGGGCGCGATCGTGCCCGTGGACGCCCCCGCCTGA
- a CDS encoding N-acetylmuramoyl-L-alanine amidase: MRSVLAVALLLLPGMGAGGVALPARIERIVLHTPGGPFYGRPEMRFVFLSPSGTLALWRKPSFGAHWIVWTDGSLWPRHPRPGESPGRQPPSDGPADEEWRRRLAEEAAPAYAHVQGANHDTVGIEVSHSGRSQDPFPRPQVLTLVWLLRALLDMSEGRLTEAAIVGHKDLDRQPAYVSDSCEATGCPVYVDEKGRPFRRRVDPPEHLFDALAAAGLKIPRPASGGDQHLLRAEAIPPGARPRIAP; this comes from the coding sequence GTGAGGTCCGTTCTGGCGGTCGCGCTCCTGCTCCTGCCCGGTATGGGCGCGGGGGGGGTCGCCCTGCCCGCCCGTATCGAGCGAATCGTCCTCCACACGCCTGGAGGGCCGTTCTACGGTCGACCAGAGATGCGCTTCGTCTTTCTGTCCCCATCGGGGACCCTGGCCCTTTGGCGCAAGCCTAGTTTCGGTGCCCATTGGATCGTGTGGACCGACGGCTCCCTCTGGCCCCGGCACCCCCGGCCGGGTGAATCCCCCGGCCGCCAGCCTCCCAGCGACGGCCCCGCCGATGAGGAGTGGCGCCGCCGGCTCGCCGAGGAGGCGGCCCCCGCCTACGCGCACGTCCAGGGCGCGAACCACGACACGGTCGGGATCGAGGTGTCGCATTCCGGGCGCAGCCAAGACCCATTCCCCCGCCCCCAGGTTCTCACCCTGGTCTGGCTCCTACGGGCCCTGCTCGACATGTCGGAGGGGCGCCTGACCGAAGCCGCGATCGTCGGGCACAAGGACCTCGACCGCCAGCCGGCTTACGTCTCCGACAGCTGCGAGGCAACCGGATGCCCCGTCTACGTGGACGAGAAGGGCCGGCCCTTCCGACGCCGGGTGGACCCCCCAGAACACCTTTTCGACGCCCTCGCCGCCGCGGGCCTCAAGATCCCGCGGCCCGCGAGCGGGGGCGACCAGCACTTGCTGCGCGCGGAGGCCATCCCCCCCGGCGCGCGACCGAGGATTGCCCCATGA
- a CDS encoding PIG-L family deacetylase encodes MPTLDLNRLGRYDSLYLSPHGDDVAFSCTGRIRAEKLRGQSVLVVGLFESRADEAAPPGGPRDLVGTLTRLGADYVVAGLPPARRRQPGAVAFDSLAFGHPPDHETWLMRAVKLLADIGPRIRPRHIYAPLGVGGHVDHRLTYEAALRAFAGEPGRNLFFYEERPEAFVPGAVRIRLGLLGVRLPPGATEAADRAGLARYLMSFHVAAALRGDLGGWSDRLRSTGPAAREWRLARGWNPQRSFGPKMQPVVQASDPETLPLLRAAVSALLPADRRAAERFIRMAAAYDRRLGTRDHAERYWLLLPSREETMEAHLPTAVGLE; translated from the coding sequence ATGCCAACTCTGGACCTGAATCGGCTCGGCCGCTACGACAGCCTCTATCTCTCCCCCCACGGAGACGACGTGGCCTTCTCCTGCACGGGAAGGATCCGGGCGGAAAAGCTTCGCGGCCAGAGCGTTCTGGTCGTCGGGCTCTTCGAGTCCCGTGCCGACGAAGCGGCGCCCCCCGGCGGCCCGCGGGATCTGGTGGGAACGCTGACCCGCCTAGGCGCCGACTACGTCGTGGCCGGCCTGCCCCCTGCCCGCCGCCGCCAGCCCGGAGCCGTTGCTTTCGACTCCCTGGCCTTCGGCCACCCTCCGGACCATGAGACCTGGCTGATGAGGGCGGTCAAGCTCTTGGCGGACATCGGTCCCCGCATCCGCCCCCGCCACATCTACGCGCCCCTGGGCGTGGGCGGCCACGTCGACCACCGGCTCACCTACGAGGCCGCGCTCAGGGCCTTCGCGGGCGAGCCCGGTCGCAACCTCTTCTTCTACGAGGAGCGCCCCGAGGCGTTCGTGCCGGGGGCGGTCCGGATCCGCCTAGGCCTCCTGGGGGTGCGGCTGCCCCCGGGGGCCACGGAGGCCGCCGATCGGGCCGGGCTCGCCCGTTACCTCATGTCGTTTCACGTCGCGGCCGCCCTCCGGGGAGACCTCGGAGGGTGGTCGGACCGGCTCCGCTCCACCGGCCCCGCCGCCCGCGAGTGGCGGCTGGCCCGGGGCTGGAACCCCCAGCGGTCGTTTGGGCCCAAGATGCAGCCCGTCGTACAGGCGTCCGACCCCGAGACCCTGCCCCTGCTCCGCGCGGCGGTGTCGGCTCTGCTCCCGGCGGACCGGCGGGCGGCGGAACGCTTCATCCGCATGGCCGCCGCCTACGACCGAAGGCTGGGCACCCGGGACCACGCGGAGCGCTATTGGCTGCTCCTGCCCTCCCGCGAGGAGACGATGGAGGCCCACCTGCCCACGGCGGTGGGCTTGGAGTAG